In a genomic window of Lycium ferocissimum isolate CSIRO_LF1 chromosome 9, AGI_CSIRO_Lferr_CH_V1, whole genome shotgun sequence:
- the LOC132031227 gene encoding peptidyl-prolyl cis-trans isomerase CYP37, chloroplastic isoform X1, producing MASPLSCSCSIISHTHRPNSNLSFLHPFQLNKAFFHTTTPATPIYPRLTRISPKNNASSMELTKRPTTPSILLTHLESSMKQFQSLMAVIVIFIEIASPIPLYGWQAWSISPAEAVLYSPETKTLPRTGELALRRAIPANTNMKTIQDSLEDISYLLRIPQRKPFGTMEGNVKKALKIATDEKASILASIPAELKEEGSVLYTSLIEGKSGLQKLLQYIKDKNTDRVSVGLASTLDTVAQLELLQAPGLSFLLPQQYLKYPRLTGRGIVEFTVEKVDGSAFSPEAAGEAKSTAKIQVVIDGYSAPLTAGNFAKLVVDGAYDGMKLTCANQAILSDSEVGKTTGYSVPLEIKPSGQFEPLYRTTLSVQDGELPVLPLSVYGAVAMAHSDVSDENSSPSQFFFYLYDKRNSGLGGLSFDEGQFSVFGYTTIGRDILPQIKTGDIIRSAKLVEGQDRLVLPPLEN from the exons ATGGCGTCCCCTTTATCCTGTTCCTGTTCCATCATCTCTCACACTCACAGGCCAAATTCCAATCTCTCATTCCTCCATCCTTTTCAATTAAACAAAGCATTTTTCCACACCACAACTCCAGCAACACCAATTTATCCTAGACTCACTCGTATTTCCCCAAAGAACAATGCTTCTTCCATG GAATTGACAAAGAGGCCAACTACTCCTTCCATTTTGTTAACACATTTGGAGAGTTCAATGAAGCAATTTCAGAGCTTAATGGCTGTGATTGTTATCTTTATTGAAATTGCATCTCCAATACCTTTGTATGGTTGGCAAGCTTGGTCCATTTCTCCTGCTGAGGCAGTGCTTTATTCCCCTGAAACAAAGACTCTCCCTAGAACAGGAGAATTAGCTCTCAGAAGAGCTATCCCAGCCAACACAAATATGAAAACTATACAG GATTCTCTTGAGGACATCTCATACTTGCTCAGGATTCCACAGCGAAAACCTTTTGGAACAATGGAGGGTAATGTGAAGAAAGCACTTAAG ATCGCAACAGATGAAAAGGCATCCATCCTGGCTAGCATACCAGCTGAACTGAAGGAAGAGGGTTCAGTCTTGTACACATCTCTCATAGAGGGCAAG AGTGGATTACAAAAACTTCTGCAGTACATAAAGGATAAAAATACAGATAGAGTATCAGTTGGTCTTGCATCTACACTTGATACTGTTGCACAGCTGGAGTTGTTACAG GCCCCAGGATTATCATTTTTGTTGCCTCAGCAGTACTTGAAATACCCAAG GCTCACAGGGAGAGGAATAGTTGAATTTACAGTTGAGAAAGTAGATGGTTCAGCATTTTCTCCTGAAGCTGCTGGTGAAGCCAAAAGCACTGCAAAAATTCAG GTTGTTATAGATGGATATTCAGCACCACTGACTGCAGGGAACTTCGCAAAACTG GTGGTTGATGGGGCATATGATGGGATGAAGCTAACTTGTGCAAACCAAGCAATTCTTTCAGACAGCGAGGTGGGCAAGACCACTGGGTACAGTGTTCCCTTAGAAATCAAGCCATCCGGACAATTTGAACCCCTTTACAGAACAACTTTAAGCGTTCAG GATGGGGAGCTGCCTGTGCTGCCATTATCCGTTTATGGTGCAGTTGCAATGGCGCATAGTGATGTATCAGATGAGAATTCATCACCAAGCCAGTTCTTCTTCTATCTTTATGATAAGAGAAAT TCTGGCTTGGGAGGTTTGTCGTTTGACGAGGGTCAATTTTCGGTTTTCGG ATATACAACTATTGGAAGAGATATCCTTCCCCAGATCAAAACTGGAGACATAATTCGATCTGCAAAGCTGGTGGAAGGACAAGACCGCCTCGTTTTACCACCACTGGAGAACTAA
- the LOC132031227 gene encoding peptidyl-prolyl cis-trans isomerase CYP37, chloroplastic isoform X2, translating to MQELTKRPTTPSILLTHLESSMKQFQSLMAVIVIFIEIASPIPLYGWQAWSISPAEAVLYSPETKTLPRTGELALRRAIPANTNMKTIQDSLEDISYLLRIPQRKPFGTMEGNVKKALKIATDEKASILASIPAELKEEGSVLYTSLIEGKSGLQKLLQYIKDKNTDRVSVGLASTLDTVAQLELLQAPGLSFLLPQQYLKYPRLTGRGIVEFTVEKVDGSAFSPEAAGEAKSTAKIQVVIDGYSAPLTAGNFAKLVVDGAYDGMKLTCANQAILSDSEVGKTTGYSVPLEIKPSGQFEPLYRTTLSVQDGELPVLPLSVYGAVAMAHSDVSDENSSPSQFFFYLYDKRNSGLGGLSFDEGQFSVFGYTTIGRDILPQIKTGDIIRSAKLVEGQDRLVLPPLEN from the exons ATGCAGGAATTGACAAAGAGGCCAACTACTCCTTCCATTTTGTTAACACATTTGGAGAGTTCAATGAAGCAATTTCAGAGCTTAATGGCTGTGATTGTTATCTTTATTGAAATTGCATCTCCAATACCTTTGTATGGTTGGCAAGCTTGGTCCATTTCTCCTGCTGAGGCAGTGCTTTATTCCCCTGAAACAAAGACTCTCCCTAGAACAGGAGAATTAGCTCTCAGAAGAGCTATCCCAGCCAACACAAATATGAAAACTATACAG GATTCTCTTGAGGACATCTCATACTTGCTCAGGATTCCACAGCGAAAACCTTTTGGAACAATGGAGGGTAATGTGAAGAAAGCACTTAAG ATCGCAACAGATGAAAAGGCATCCATCCTGGCTAGCATACCAGCTGAACTGAAGGAAGAGGGTTCAGTCTTGTACACATCTCTCATAGAGGGCAAG AGTGGATTACAAAAACTTCTGCAGTACATAAAGGATAAAAATACAGATAGAGTATCAGTTGGTCTTGCATCTACACTTGATACTGTTGCACAGCTGGAGTTGTTACAG GCCCCAGGATTATCATTTTTGTTGCCTCAGCAGTACTTGAAATACCCAAG GCTCACAGGGAGAGGAATAGTTGAATTTACAGTTGAGAAAGTAGATGGTTCAGCATTTTCTCCTGAAGCTGCTGGTGAAGCCAAAAGCACTGCAAAAATTCAG GTTGTTATAGATGGATATTCAGCACCACTGACTGCAGGGAACTTCGCAAAACTG GTGGTTGATGGGGCATATGATGGGATGAAGCTAACTTGTGCAAACCAAGCAATTCTTTCAGACAGCGAGGTGGGCAAGACCACTGGGTACAGTGTTCCCTTAGAAATCAAGCCATCCGGACAATTTGAACCCCTTTACAGAACAACTTTAAGCGTTCAG GATGGGGAGCTGCCTGTGCTGCCATTATCCGTTTATGGTGCAGTTGCAATGGCGCATAGTGATGTATCAGATGAGAATTCATCACCAAGCCAGTTCTTCTTCTATCTTTATGATAAGAGAAAT TCTGGCTTGGGAGGTTTGTCGTTTGACGAGGGTCAATTTTCGGTTTTCGG ATATACAACTATTGGAAGAGATATCCTTCCCCAGATCAAAACTGGAGACATAATTCGATCTGCAAAGCTGGTGGAAGGACAAGACCGCCTCGTTTTACCACCACTGGAGAACTAA
- the LOC132031228 gene encoding uncharacterized protein LOC132031228, whose product MQILRSNETITPKLSFPPAKSPLVGRTNRPTSKFLASPRSKHRDSSPLISRRPVRTTATSHYSLRKVHGSANKEIIKRALTPPARRPTLRWLDFKPTPSRLCNMSAA is encoded by the coding sequence ATGCAGATTCTCCGTTCCAATGAAACCATCACTCCAAAGCTTTCATTTCCACCAGCAAAGTCACCACTAGTTGGCAGAACCAACAGGCCAACTAGTAAGTTTCTTGCATCACCAAGGTCTAAACACAGAGATTCATCACCCCTCATTTCAAGAAGACCAGTGAGGACAACAGCAACAAGCCATTATAGTCTACGAAAAGTTCATGGATCGGCGAACAAAGAGATCATAAAGAGGGCATTAACACCACCAGCTCGTCGACCAACCTTGAGATGGTTGGATTTTAAGCCAACTCCTAGTCGCCTTTGTAATATGTCTGCAGCATAG